The DNA region GTCGGCCAAGGCCAGGGCGGGCTCGATGTGTCCGGCCGTGCCGCCGCCCGCGATCACGACGCAGGGGCCTTTACGGGCGGCCTGACTCCCACCGGTCAACGACGTCCTCCTTTAGGGGTCCGCGGGTTCCCGCGGCCGGACTTCTGCCTAGCTCGTTCTGGCGTGCCGCGCTTGCGCTGCTCGGCGCCGCGCGGCGGTGCGGTCGGCCGGACCGGCTTGCGCTTCTTGGGCGGCTGGTACGGGTCCGGTGCGGGCAGGTGCAGCAGCTTGCCGAACCGACCCGGCCCCTGTGAGCGTAGTGCCGACACGGCCTCAGGCTCATGGCGCGCGCAGTTGCCGAGGATCCCGAACACCAGCATGGTCACCACGACCGACGTGCCACCGGAGGAGATGAGCGGCAGCGTGATGCCGGTGACCGGCAGCAGGCCCACCACATAGCCGACGTTGATCGCGGCCTGGGCGACCAGCCAGACGGTCAGCGTCGCGGCGACCATCCGGATCCACGGGTCGATGTTGCGGGTGGCGATGCGCATGCCGACCACGGCCAGCATCGCGAACAGGCCCAGCACCAGGCCGCAGCCCAGCAGGCCCAGTTCGTCGCCGATGAGGGCGAAGATGAAGTCGTTGTGGACGTTGGGCATGTAGTTCCACTTCGACGACCCCTGGCCGAGGCCACTGCCGAAGAAGCCGCCGTCGGCCAGCGCGTACTGCGCCTGGAGCGCCTGGTAGCCCCGCCCGCTCAGGTCCTCGTCGGGGTTGAGGAAGCTGAGCACCCGGTCCAGCCGGTAGTTGGTGCCCACCGCCAGCAGCAGGACGCCCGCGACAGCGCCGAGGGCCAAGGACGCGAACAGCCGCAGCGGGGCGCCCGCGAACCACAGCAGGGCGATCAGCACGACGCCGAGGGTGACCGTGCCGCCGAGGTCGGGCTGGAGCATGACCAGTGCGAACAGCACCAGGGCGACCGGCAGGACCGGGACGAGCAGGTGCCGGTAGCGGTGCAGGACGGCCCGCTTGACCACCAGCACGTGCGCGCCCCAGAGCGCGAGCGCGAGCTTGCACAGCTCGATCGGCTGGAACGAGATCGGCCCGAACCGGAACCAACTGCGGGTGCCGTTGAGCGTGGCGCCCAGCGGGGTCAGCACCAGGACCAGCATGATCACGCCGCCGATGAGCGCGATCGGGCTCAGTGCCCGGATCTTCGCCAACGGGGTGCGAAGGCCGACCCAGAACAGAACGGTGCCGACGAGCACGTAGAGCAACTGCTTCTTGAAGACGGTGTAGAGGCCGAAGCCGGGGGTGTTGAACGAGACCACCGAGGACGCCGACAGCACCATGACCAGGCCCAGCGCGGTGAGCAGGCCGAACACGGCGAGAACGAGGTGGAAGGAGGCCAGCGGCCTGCCCAGCCACGCCGTCAGCGCGGTGCGCACCGCGCCCAGCTTCCCCGCGGCCCGGACGGCGCGTCGCGGCCGTACGGCGGCGGGGGTCTCGGTCACGGTCATCACGCCGCCCCGGTGTCGCCGTCGTCCTCCCGCAGAAGCCCGAGCACGGCTTCGGTGAACGCCTCACCCCGATGGGCGTAGCTGCGATACATGTCCAGGGAGGCCGCCGCGGGCGCGAGCAGGACGACGTCACCCGGTCGGGCCATGGCGCGTGCCGCGCGAACCGCTGCGATCATGGGCTCATCGTCTCCCGGACCCACCCGCTCGACGCGGACATCCGGGGCGTGTCGCGCCAGGGCGCCGAAGATCACCTCGGCGTCGACCCCGAGCAGCACGGCGCCGCGCAACCGGCCAGCGACCTCGGCGACCAGCGCGTCGATCGAGGCGCCCTTGAGCTGCCCGCCCGCGATCCACACCACCGACTCGAACGCGCGCAGCGAGCCCGCGGCGGCGTGCGGGTTGGTGGCCTTGGAGTCGTTGACGTAGGAGATCCCGGCCGCGGTGCCGACCGGGACGGCCCGGTGCGCGCCGGGGACGAACGCCTTGAGCCCGGCGAGAACGGCCTCGGTCGAGACGCCGTACGAGCGGGCGAGCGCGGCCGCGGCCAGCGCGTTGGCGACGTTGTGCGAGCCCGCCGGGCGCACATCGGCCAGGGTGGCCAGCTCGACGGCGTTGGTCTGGGGGTCCTCGGTGTAGGCGCGATCGATCAGCAGGTCCTCGACGACGCCCAGCTCACCGGGCAGCGGGGTGTCGAGCCGGAAGCCGATCTGGGTGCCATCGTGCTCGGCGGCGAGCCGCTCGGACCACTCGTCGGCGGTGTTGCGCACGACGAACTTCGCCCCGGTGTAGATCCTGCCCTTGGCGTGGGCGTACTCGTCCATCGAGCCGTGCCAGTCGAGGTGGTCCTCGGCCAGGTTGAGCACCGCGCCCGCGTGCACCCGCAGCGACGACTGCCAGTGCAGCTGGAAGCTGGAGAGTTCGACGGCGAGCACCTCGTGGCCCGCCAGCACCGCGTCGATCACCGGCAGGCCGACGTTGCCGCAGGCCACCGCGTTGGCGCCGTGGGCCGTGAGCATCGCTTCGAGCATGCCGACCGTGGTCGTCTTGCCGTTGGTGCCGGTGACGGCCAGCCAGACCGGCAGCCGGGGCAGCGTCCGGCCGATCCGCCAGGCCAGCTCGACCTCGCCGATCACCTCGATGCCCTGGGCCTCGGCGGCGACCAGCAGCGGGCTCGTCGGGCGCCATCCGGGGCTGGTGACGACGAGATCGGTGCCCTCGGGGGGCGCGCTGAGGCCGGGGACCAGCGCGACGCCGATGTCGGCCAGCTCGTTGAGGCGCTCGGCGTTGGCGTCGGTGACCGTGACGTTCGCGCCAAGGCCCTTGAGGGCGGCGGCGACCGACCTCCCGGTGACCCCGGCCCCCGCGACGAGGACGGCGCTGCCGTTCAGGTCGGTCACACGCCGCCGCCGAGTGCGAGCCAGTCGGCGTAGAACAGGCCGAGCCCGAACATCGCGCACACGCCCGCGAGCAGCCAGAATCTGATGATGACCGTGGTTTCCGCCCACCCGGCCAGCTCGAAGTGGTGATGGAACGGCGCCATTCGGAACAGCCGTCGGCGGGTCGTGCGGAAGACCGCGATCTGCAGGACCACCGAGACCATCTCGACCACGAACAGACCGCCGATGACGATCATCAGCAGCTCGGTGCGGGTGGCCATGGACAGACCGGCGACCAGGCCGCCCAACGCGAGCGAGCCGGTGTCGCCCATGAAGATCTTGGCGGGCGCGGCGTTCCACCACAGGAAGCCGATACACGCGCCCATCGCCGCGGCGGCCACGACCGCCAGGTCCAGCGGGTCGCGCACGTCGAAGCACGCGGCCTCGCGGACCCGCGCGCAGTCGTGGCTGAACTGCCAGAACGAGATGACGACGTAGGTGCCGAGCACCATCGCCGACGAGCCACCCGCCAGACCGTCGAGGCCGTCGGTGAAGTTCACGGCGTTGGACCACGCGGACACGGCGAGGTAGCAGAAGACGATGAAGCCGATGCCGCCGAAGGACACGATGGCGATGTCGCGCACGAACGACAGGTGATCCGACGCGGGGGTCAGCTCACGCTCGTCGGGGAACCGCAGCGCCAGCACGGCGAACGCGATACCCACCACGAGCTGTCCGACCATCTTCGCGGTCTTGTTCAAGCCCAGGTTTCGCTGCTTGCGGATCTTGATGAAGTCGTCGAGGAAACCCACCACGCCGAGACCGGTGCCCAAGAACAGCACCAGCAGGCCGGACGCGGTCGGCGACTCGCCGCGCGGGGTCGACATGGCGTTGACGATGTGGGAGGTGCCGTAACCGGCCCACATGGCCACCACGATCGCCACGCCGCCCATGGTCGGGGTGCCGCGCTTGGACTTGTGCCCCTGCGGGCCTTCCTCGCGGATCTCCTGGCCGAAGCCCTGCCGGGAGAAGACCCTGATCAGGTACGGGGTGAGCAAGATCGACACGACCATCGCGATCGCCGCCGCGATGAGGATGCTTTTCACTTGGTGTCCTCCAGCAGTGCGTCGGCGACCCGCCACAGCGCGGCGGACTTGGACGCCTTCACGAGCACCACGTCACCGGGTGCCAGTTCGGCGCGCAGCAGCGCCACCGCGGCATCGACGTCGGGCACGAGCACCGACTCCTCTCCCCACGAACCTTCCAGATG from Alloactinosynnema sp. L-07 includes:
- the ftsW gene encoding putative lipid II flippase FtsW, which produces MTVTETPAAVRPRRAVRAAGKLGAVRTALTAWLGRPLASFHLVLAVFGLLTALGLVMVLSASSVVSFNTPGFGLYTVFKKQLLYVLVGTVLFWVGLRTPLAKIRALSPIALIGGVIMLVLVLTPLGATLNGTRSWFRFGPISFQPIELCKLALALWGAHVLVVKRAVLHRYRHLLVPVLPVALVLFALVMLQPDLGGTVTLGVVLIALLWFAGAPLRLFASLALGAVAGVLLLAVGTNYRLDRVLSFLNPDEDLSGRGYQALQAQYALADGGFFGSGLGQGSSKWNYMPNVHNDFIFALIGDELGLLGCGLVLGLFAMLAVVGMRIATRNIDPWIRMVAATLTVWLVAQAAINVGYVVGLLPVTGITLPLISSGGTSVVVTMLVFGILGNCARHEPEAVSALRSQGPGRFGKLLHLPAPDPYQPPKKRKPVRPTAPPRGAEQRKRGTPERARQKSGRGNPRTPKGGRR
- the murD gene encoding UDP-N-acetylmuramoyl-L-alanine--D-glutamate ligase, with protein sequence MTDLNGSAVLVAGAGVTGRSVAAALKGLGANVTVTDANAERLNELADIGVALVPGLSAPPEGTDLVVTSPGWRPTSPLLVAAEAQGIEVIGEVELAWRIGRTLPRLPVWLAVTGTNGKTTTVGMLEAMLTAHGANAVACGNVGLPVIDAVLAGHEVLAVELSSFQLHWQSSLRVHAGAVLNLAEDHLDWHGSMDEYAHAKGRIYTGAKFVVRNTADEWSERLAAEHDGTQIGFRLDTPLPGELGVVEDLLIDRAYTEDPQTNAVELATLADVRPAGSHNVANALAAAALARSYGVSTEAVLAGLKAFVPGAHRAVPVGTAAGISYVNDSKATNPHAAAGSLRAFESVVWIAGGQLKGASIDALVAEVAGRLRGAVLLGVDAEVIFGALARHAPDVRVERVGPGDDEPMIAAVRAARAMARPGDVVLLAPAAASLDMYRSYAHRGEAFTEAVLGLLREDDGDTGAA
- the mraY gene encoding phospho-N-acetylmuramoyl-pentapeptide-transferase: MKSILIAAAIAMVVSILLTPYLIRVFSRQGFGQEIREEGPQGHKSKRGTPTMGGVAIVVAMWAGYGTSHIVNAMSTPRGESPTASGLLVLFLGTGLGVVGFLDDFIKIRKQRNLGLNKTAKMVGQLVVGIAFAVLALRFPDERELTPASDHLSFVRDIAIVSFGGIGFIVFCYLAVSAWSNAVNFTDGLDGLAGGSSAMVLGTYVVISFWQFSHDCARVREAACFDVRDPLDLAVVAAAAMGACIGFLWWNAAPAKIFMGDTGSLALGGLVAGLSMATRTELLMIVIGGLFVVEMVSVVLQIAVFRTTRRRLFRMAPFHHHFELAGWAETTVIIRFWLLAGVCAMFGLGLFYADWLALGGGV